The nucleotide sequence AAATAAAACGCTAAGACTAGGAATGCTAAGCTTGTGCCAATAAACACGACCATGTAATACATTGATTTAAAAGTGAATTAATAGCGTGTATATATAAATAGGTAGAAAATTTATGCACAAATTAAGCCCCTGTGCACCAGAAATGAGCAGATACTGAAGGGAGAAGTTAGAGGAAGAGTTTAAAGAGATTGATAATCATAGCGATTAAGCGAGTTGTTCGATAAGCTGATCGAGTGAAATACCTTGCTTCATGGTTTGTGTCTGTAGCCATTTATGGGCTTGTGCTTCTGTTAACCCTTCGGCCTGTAACTTAGCTTTCACTTTCGCCATCTGTTTTTGCCCTCTTAGGGCGTTCTCCAGCGAGATAATCTTGTTAAGTTGCATATCCGCGCCTTCAAACCGCAACCTTGCCAGTTCAATGACACTCTTTAAGCGCGTCATCTCTAATTGCCCCGGCACGAATGTCACTCGACCACACGCAAGCAAGCATTTAAGCGCCTCTTGTTGCCAATTCTGTGCACTCACTAACAAGGGAACGGCAGAAAACCTCATCAATCGATCAATGAAGGCTAAATATCTTTGTGATAACGACGTTGTAAACAAGAGTAAAACATCATCACTGACGTTTAGGTTCATACGTTCAACCTCACTTAAGCGGTTAATAAAAATCAACTCTGTTTTGCCTCCAAAAATTGACGATAACGCATCAGAGTCAACTGAGCTGCCTTCAGATATTACAATGAGTCGCATCTAACTCACCTCCAACTCAATGTCTGTTTTCATCTCTTTAGCTCGACAAGTTCTTCCTTGCCACGCATTTAACGCTTGCTTATCGGACTCCTCCACACAGCGATTACGTCCCTTAAGCAGGTATATCGCCGATAAAGTGCTTAACACACTTGCTGTAGCCAATTGAGTGAGTTTATTACAGTCCTCTTTCAGTTCGCCGTTTAAGGGATCAAGCTTTCCTTTACACCAAAGCTCACTCAACAGCATGTCAGCTTGCCCAGCATCACATCTTGTCTTGGATACGAGAGAGTTAATTCCAACTATGCCTACCAAACGTGTTGGAATAACAAGTCGCTGTTGAGTCTTTGCGGTAACAACTAATAGCTCAGTCGTAATCCGCGGATTAACCTCAGTTTCCCCCTGTACTCCTTTAAAAATACCTATATTCTGTTCACTATGATGTTCTCCAGATAACCCCGCCATTGCTGCGGCCACCTGAGCGTGCACTTCATCGAGTCCAGGATGAAAGTAACTGCGTAGACTCACCGGAGCAGAGGAAGGATTACAACAACGTATGGCTGTTTGAAACAAACTTCGCAGTCCAAGCTCCTGATGCAAAATCCGAAATTTTGCAACTAAAGGCGTTAAACAGTCGGCATCTAGATAACAGATCCCAACCTGGTCCAATGCCAGTTTTGCGCTTTCGGGTG is from Shewanella sp. MTB7 and encodes:
- a CDS encoding response regulator NasT, which produces MRLIVISEGSSVDSDALSSIFGGKTELIFINRLSEVERMNLNVSDDVLLLFTTSLSQRYLAFIDRLMRFSAVPLLVSAQNWQQEALKCLLACGRVTFVPGQLEMTRLKSVIELARLRFEGADMQLNKIISLENALRGQKQMAKVKAKLQAEGLTEAQAHKWLQTQTMKQGISLDQLIEQLA
- a CDS encoding glycosyl transferase, with amino-acid sequence MGPLGGAEPDETSLKQQEYQQLVKALGRGAKGARSLMLEEARFLITGFNHGYGTRAQLAASLMLMRVRGESIAEIAGVALGIQSTMDTQWKTIGASIDWPCYAGKRDMLPWLLLAAKVLAGEGERVLLHGDPYSLSHRRHIGNFVTSLGIPIVTSPESAKLALDQVGICYLDADCLTPLVAKFRILHQELGLRSLFQTAIRCCNPSSAPVSLRSYFHPGLDEVHAQVAAAMAGLSGEHHSEQNIGIFKGVQGETEVNPRITTELLVVTAKTQQRLVIPTRLVGIVGINSLVSKTRCDAGQADMLLSELWCKGKLDPLNGELKEDCNKLTQLATASVLSTLSAIYLLKGRNRCVEESDKQALNAWQGRTCRAKEMKTDIELEVS